Below is a genomic region from Candidatus Obscuribacterales bacterium.
ATTAAGGAATAGTGTTTGTCGCTACAGCGGCTGGTGCTACAGTCACCATATTTTCGCTGGCTACACCCATATGCGTACCCAATTCACCTTCCAAAAGCCTTTTCACATCAGACAGGAAGCGAGCGGCAGGTGCGCCATCAATAGCGCGGTGATCGAAGTTCAAAGACAACGTCATGATCGGTCGAACAATAACTTCACCATTGCGTACAACGGCACGTTCTTCAACTGAACCAACACCAAAGATAGATGTTGTAATGCATGGCGGAATAAGCGTCTTGATACCGTATTTGCCTAGACTGCTAACACCAAATGTTGCTCCCATGTACTTAAGACGAATACTCGGGAAATGCATGCCGGTCCAAAGTATCATCCGTCTAAGCCAAAGCGGAAATTTAGAGAAGCGATTTTGCACTTCCAAGTCCGCCACTTCCTCCATAGATTTTGATCCGAATGCTTTCAGCTCATCACCAATCTGCTCTAACGATTTGG
It encodes:
- a CDS encoding 2-oxo acid dehydrogenase subunit E2, translated to MNNKVSSSGRYHISGMPRARGGILDVIHIASGAVPAATLFLDVDMTWAENLRKEYEKRGCKITMTAIVLKAIGLAQLEHPFSRTVMLPWGSTMTLNEIVAGFTVERYVDGVPGVFLGTIRDPHTKSLEQIGDELKAFGSKSMEEVADLEVQNRFSKFPLWLRRMILWTGMHFPSIRLKYMGATFGVSSLGKYGIKTLIPPCITTSIFGVGSVEERAVVRNGEVIVRPIMTLSLNFDHRAIDGAPAARFLSDVKRLLEGELGTHMGVASENMVTVAPAAVATNTIP